One Streptomyces sp. BA2 DNA window includes the following coding sequences:
- a CDS encoding nuclear transport factor 2 family protein, producing MSDSIPDTIGTAPDAAVPAELYVQVQQFYARQMGLIDDGRPDEWAETFTEDGVFQEASRLSEPLRGRDAIRASSRARKKRLDEEKVDFRHWLGMLDVTREDDGSLRTRAYALAMRTPRGGALDIFASVICHDHLVNVNGSWQVRHRDLHHDGSGRD from the coding sequence GTGAGCGACTCGATCCCCGACACCATCGGCACGGCCCCGGACGCAGCCGTCCCCGCCGAACTGTACGTACAGGTGCAGCAGTTCTACGCCCGCCAGATGGGACTGATCGACGACGGCCGGCCCGACGAATGGGCCGAGACCTTCACCGAGGACGGCGTGTTCCAGGAGGCCAGCCGGCTGTCCGAACCGCTGCGCGGCCGGGACGCCATCCGGGCCTCGTCACGAGCCCGCAAGAAGCGGCTCGACGAGGAGAAGGTCGACTTCAGGCACTGGCTCGGCATGCTCGACGTGACCCGCGAGGACGACGGCTCACTGCGCACCCGTGCGTACGCGCTGGCCATGCGCACTCCACGCGGAGGCGCCCTCGACATCTTCGCCAGTGTGATCTGCCACGACCACCTGGTGAATGTGAACGGCAGCTGGCAGGTCCGCCACCGCGATCTGCACCACGACGGCTCCGGCCGTGACTGA
- a CDS encoding acyl-CoA dehydrogenase family protein codes for MPSWPTTGTELRVRAQELATVAARHADRADAERLLPGPVAEGIRDAGFARHFVPARWGGRDGSAVELLEAVSALAQGCTSAGWCASVIAAAGRMGAYLPEEAQQELWAKGADSTVVGALIPRGSATAVRGGWRVTGEWSFTSAVDFSDWALVCALAPEDGKQVPWFFALPREDYRVADTWTSLGMRGTGSNTLLADNVFVPAQRGFLREDMLVGRSVGSDARCHTAPLRLLSGLVFGAPALGAARAALRAWEDSARGAAEEETGPLSALARATIAVDSAQLLLERAARVADAPQATPLELVRSPADCAYAVEQLVDVVESLLRASGSAGQLAGHPVQRVWRDVHSLASHVALRFDPAARAYGRQLLDGSGAL; via the coding sequence ATGCCAAGCTGGCCGACTACCGGTACGGAACTGCGCGTTCGGGCGCAGGAGCTCGCCACCGTCGCCGCGCGCCATGCCGACAGGGCCGACGCCGAACGCCTGCTGCCAGGGCCCGTGGCCGAGGGGATCCGCGACGCCGGATTCGCCCGGCACTTCGTTCCCGCCCGCTGGGGCGGCCGGGACGGCTCGGCTGTCGAACTTCTGGAGGCCGTGTCCGCCCTCGCACAGGGCTGCACATCGGCCGGCTGGTGCGCGTCGGTCATCGCCGCCGCCGGCCGGATGGGCGCCTACCTGCCCGAGGAGGCGCAGCAGGAGCTGTGGGCGAAGGGCGCGGACAGCACCGTCGTGGGCGCGCTGATCCCCCGCGGCAGCGCCACCGCGGTCAGGGGCGGTTGGCGGGTCACCGGCGAGTGGAGCTTCACCAGTGCCGTGGACTTCTCCGACTGGGCCCTCGTCTGCGCGCTTGCTCCCGAGGACGGCAAGCAGGTGCCCTGGTTCTTCGCCCTTCCGCGCGAGGACTACCGGGTGGCCGACACCTGGACGTCGCTCGGGATGCGCGGCACGGGCAGCAACACCTTGCTCGCGGACAACGTCTTCGTGCCGGCGCAGCGCGGATTCCTCCGGGAGGACATGCTCGTCGGCCGTAGCGTCGGCTCCGACGCCCGCTGCCACACGGCGCCGTTGCGCCTCCTGAGCGGGCTCGTCTTCGGCGCACCGGCGCTGGGGGCCGCCCGGGCCGCGCTGCGCGCGTGGGAGGACTCGGCCCGCGGCGCGGCCGAGGAAGAGACCGGGCCGCTCTCGGCACTGGCCCGGGCGACGATCGCGGTGGACAGCGCACAACTTCTGCTCGAACGGGCCGCGCGAGTGGCCGACGCGCCTCAGGCCACGCCCCTGGAACTGGTCCGTTCCCCGGCGGACTGCGCGTACGCCGTGGAACAGCTGGTGGACGTGGTCGAGTCGCTGCTGCGTGCGTCGGGCAGCGCGGGCCAGCTCGCCGGTCATCCGGTGCAGCGCGTCTGGCGCGACGTGCACAGCCTGGCCAGCCATGTGGCGCTGCGTTTCGACCCTGCGGCCCGCGCCTACGGGCGCCAACTCCTGGACGGTTCGGGTGCTCTGTGA
- the rfbA gene encoding glucose-1-phosphate thymidylyltransferase RfbA, which produces MKGIILAGGNGTRLHPITLGVSKQLLPVYDKPMIYYPLSVLMLAGIRDILVISSPRDLPQYRTVLGDGSSLGINLSYAEQAQPQGLAQAFTIGADHIGDDSVALVLGDNIFHGPGFSTLLQEHVPHTDGALLFGYPVRDPERYGVGEADTLGRLTSLEEKPVNPRSNRAITGLYFYDNDVVSIARQLRPSPRGELEITDVNLDYLARGKAHLVDLGRGFTWLDTGTHDSLLDAGNYIQALERRQGLRIACVEEVALRKGFISADHCYRLGEQLGQSGYGRYVMDVAASLRGAGPERRGGSIGVEHGIREAEPAVL; this is translated from the coding sequence GTGAAAGGCATCATCCTGGCCGGGGGCAACGGCACCCGGCTGCACCCCATCACGCTTGGGGTGTCCAAACAGTTGTTGCCCGTCTACGACAAGCCCATGATCTATTACCCGCTGTCCGTGCTGATGCTGGCGGGCATCCGGGACATCCTCGTCATCTCGTCGCCGCGGGACCTGCCGCAGTACCGGACCGTACTCGGCGACGGCAGCTCGCTCGGAATCAACCTCTCCTACGCCGAGCAGGCCCAACCGCAGGGTCTGGCGCAGGCGTTCACCATCGGCGCCGACCACATCGGTGACGATTCCGTCGCGCTGGTCCTCGGGGACAACATCTTCCACGGGCCCGGCTTCTCAACTCTGCTTCAGGAGCATGTGCCGCACACCGACGGCGCCCTGCTGTTCGGCTACCCGGTGCGCGATCCCGAGCGCTACGGGGTCGGCGAGGCGGACACGCTGGGGCGGCTCACCTCGCTGGAGGAGAAGCCCGTCAACCCGCGCTCCAACCGCGCCATCACCGGCCTGTACTTCTACGACAACGACGTCGTCTCCATCGCCCGTCAGCTGCGGCCCTCGCCGCGGGGCGAGCTGGAGATCACCGACGTCAACCTGGACTATCTGGCCCGTGGCAAGGCCCACTTGGTGGACCTCGGCCGTGGATTCACCTGGCTGGACACCGGCACCCACGATTCGCTCCTCGACGCGGGGAACTACATCCAGGCCCTGGAGCGCCGCCAAGGGCTGCGGATCGCGTGTGTCGAGGAAGTGGCCCTGCGCAAGGGATTCATCAGCGCCGACCACTGCTACCGCCTCGGGGAGCAGCTCGGGCAGTCAGGTTACGGCCGTTACGTCATGGACGTCGCCGCATCGCTGCGCGGCGCGGGACCCGAGCGACGCGGCGGGTCCATCGGTGTGGAGCACGGCATCCGAGAGGCGGAACCGGCCGTGCTGTGA